Proteins from one Salvelinus alpinus chromosome 34, SLU_Salpinus.1, whole genome shotgun sequence genomic window:
- the LOC139563498 gene encoding uncharacterized protein, producing the protein MVNSSTDSSHHITQPPSPPTTSTPTSDMQLPKPHHHHLQPSPRQPQTPSPLATTILPNPLHVNLKPHHPWPLPSSPTLSTSTSNPITPGHYHPPQPSPRQPQTPSPLATTIIPNPSPRQPQTPSPLATTILPNPLHVNLKPHHPWPPPSSPTLSTSTSNPITPGHHHPPQPLSTSTSNPITPGHHHPPQPSPRQPQTPSPLATTILPNPLHVNLKPHHPWPPPSSPTLSPSTSNPITPGHHHPLQPSLHQPQTPSPLVTTILSNPLHVNLKPHHPWPPPSSPTLSTSTSNPITPGHHHPPQPSPRQPQTPSPLATTILPNPLHVNLKPHHLWPPPSSPTLSTSTSNPITPGHHHPLQPSPRQPQTPSPLATTILSNPSPRQPQTPSPLATTILSNPSPRQPQTPSPLATTILSNPLHVNLKPHHPWPPPSSPTLSTSTSNPITPGHHHPPQPSPRQPQTPSPLATTILPNPLHVNLKPHHPWPPPSSPTLSTSTSNPITPGHHHPPQPSPRQPQTPSPLATTILSNPLHVNLKPHHPWPPPSSPTLSTSTSNPITPGHHHPLQPSPRQPQTPSPLATTIIPNPLHVNLHSGQFFHHPQVGPGRFHQVKLLDLVRDCN; encoded by the coding sequence ATGGTAAACTCAAGCACTGACTCATCACACCACATCACTCAGCCACCATCACCCCCAaccacctccacccccacctcaGACATGCAGCTCCCCAAGCCCCACCACCATCATCTCCAACCCTCTCCACGTCAACCTCAAACCCCATCACCCCTGGCCACTACCATCCTCCCCAACCCTCTCCACGTCAACCTCAAACCCCATCACCCCTGGCCACTACCATCCTCCCCAACCCTCTCCACGTCAACCTCAAACCCCATCACCCCTGGCCACTACCATCCTCCCCAACCCTCTCCACGTCAACCTCAAACCCCATCACCCCTGGCCACCACCATCATCCCCAACCCCTCTCCACGTCAACCTCAAACCCCATCACCCCTGGCCACCACCATCCTCCCCAACCCTCTCCATGTCAACCTCAAACCCCATCACCCCTGGCCACCACCATCCTCCCCAACCCTCTCCACGTCAACCTCAAACCCCATCACCCCTGGCCACCACCatcctccccaacccctctccacGTCAACCTCAAACCCCATCACCCCTGGCCACCACCATCCTCCCCAACCCTCTCCACGTCAACCTCAAACCCCATCACCCCTGGCCACCACCATCCTCCCCAACCCTCTCCACGTCAACCTCAAACCCCATCACCCCTGGCCACCACCatcctctccaaccctctctccatcAACCTCAAACCCCATCACCCCTGGCCACCACCatcctctccaaccctctctccatcAACCTCAAACCCCATCACCCCTGGTCACCACCAtcctctccaaccctctccaCGTCAACCTCAAACCCCATCACCCCTGGCCACCACCATCCTCCCCAACCCTCTCCACGTCAACCTCAAACCCCATCACCCCTGGCCACCACCATCCTCCCCAACCCTCTCCACGTCAACCTCAAACCCCATCACCCCTGGCCACCACCATCCTCCCCAACCCTCTCCACGTCAACCTCAAACCCCATCACCTCTGGCCACCACCATCCTCCCCAACCCTCTCCACGTCAACCTCAAACCCCATCACCCCTGGCCACCACCAtcctctccaaccctctccaCGTCAACCTCAAACCCCATCACCCCTGGCCACCACCATCCTCTCCAACCCCTCTCCACGTCAACCTCAAACCCCATCACCCCTGGCCACCACCATCCTCTCCAACCCCTCTCCACGTCAACCTCAAACCCCATCACCCCTGGCCACCACCAtcctctccaaccctctccaCGTCAACCTCAAACCCCATCACCCCTGGCCACCACCATCCTCCCCAACCCTCTCCACGTCAACCTCAAACCCCATCACCCCTGGCCACCACCATCCTCCCCAACCCTCTCCACGTCAACCTCAAACCCCATCACCCCTGGCCACCACCATCCTCCCCAACCCTCTCCACGTCAACCTCAAACCCCATCACCCCTGGCCACCACCAtcctctccaaccctctccaCGTCAACCTCAAACCCCATCACCCCTGGCCACCACCATCCTCCCCAACCCTCTCCACGTCAACCTCAAACCCCATCACCCCTGGCCACCACCAtcctctccaaccctctccaCGTCAACCTCAAACCCCATCACCCCTGGCCACCACCATCCTCCCCAACCCTCTCCACGTCAACCTCAAACCCCATCACCCCTGGCCACCACCAtcctctccaaccctctccaCGTCAACCTCAAACCCCATCACCCCTGGCCACCACCATCATCCCCAACCCTCTCCACGTCAACCTCCATTCAGGCCAATTCTTCCATCATCCCCAGGTAGGGCCAGGACGATTTCATCAGGTAAAGCTCTTGGACCTTGTTAGAGACTGTAACtag